AAAATGTaatgcagaaataaaatgcatttcCAATTCTTTCTCTCTCCACAGAAGCCTATGGAGAGAGGGGCATTGATAGAAGGACATTGAATTGGAAAGGTATTTGAtttaggattttgttttaaaattgggcTCCGTCGTAAAATTGTAGACACAGTCATACATAATCCCCCTCTGTCTCTCTCGTTATTTTTCCCCGTTCGGTTAAGGATTTATTTTCCCTATTCCAACAGTGTTTTCTTTCATCCACTCCCAGAGGCGTTTGGGTCGAACGGATGTTTGTTAATATCTGCTCCGTCCTGCTGCTTCGTGCCCAACCCCGAGTCCTGCCAAAGTTTAGATTCCTTTACTAGTCGCTTCATTTTGCCTGATTTACAAACAAACCCACCCCAGAAAGTCTTTTGATCTTTGCTGGAGAGCAGTGGTGGGGAAATATCCCTGCCTGCAGAGAAAAATCAGCTTCTGCATTTAAACTTaaacagggggaggagggagaggggagatcaGAGACCTGGTGTTTGATATTAAACAATTCTTCGCATATACCGAGATCTTTCATTATATGGTGCTTACAAACGAATAACACCTTAGTCTAGATAATCTATATCTATATGTGATTATACATATAAATGTTTGTCTATCAACCATCACCAATACATAttatctagctagctagctacaTTTAAATAGACACATAAATGTAAATCTCTCTCTGTTACTGACCTCTGGTATTTCCCCCCTCCCAAGGCAAAGGAATACCACATTCCGTAATGAGTCCTCTGGATGAGTCTATAAATGTTCTTGGCCTGTCTGTATTTTGATGTGTTGCTCACCCCTGACTAGCTGTGTAATATCAGTAGCCGTGGTTTGGGGCTTCAGGCGTTTTGATGCCAGTAGCGGCTGTGGCTGGGTTGGTccgggggcagggagtggagaggagacgAGAGAAGCTGCCTGGCCAACAGACAGGCAAAGCCCGGGCTGGGGATCGATACAGATTCAGTTCAAACCAGCTCCAGATCCGCTCCCGCAGAACGCCTGGTGCAGCCGGGGGTGGGTCGGCCAAGGGCAGCCatcggcacccggcgccaggccgAACCGGAGACCAGCCCTTACTCCAGCGCGGGGGGGGGGCTTTCTCCGCTGCCCCCACGCCCCACCGCCACGCCATGAGCCGACTTGCAAACACGTAACTGCGCCCGGGGGAGGTGGCGTGCCCATGTTCTGCTACATTAGCACTTCTGCGGACACACATTGAGATAGAGAACagggggggaaaagagagagaattattaGAGTTGGGGTTTTCAACAGGGCCCAGCTAACACTACTGCGGCTGTGAGCTAGTTCACTAAATGAGTAAGGGACTGATCAATAAAAGTGAGACAAGAGATGTgtatgtagatagatagatagaggaggttTCTGGGGATGGATaaatggggtggatggggatagagggCGTGGAGGGAGAGATAGATAGAACGAGTGTATAGGAGAGATGGACGGATACGCATGGGGATAGATAGACAGGGGGTGTATAGGGATAGATGGGGGTGGGAGATAGATatagggggtgtatggggatagatagatagatggggtgcagggagagatagatagagggggtgtatagggacagatggacagatacgcatggggatagacagacagatggggtgtatagggatagatagagggggtgtatggggatgggtggatgggaatagatagatggggtgcagggagagatagatagagggggtgtatcgGGAGAGATGGACAGATACGcatggggagagacagacagatggggtgtatagggatagatagatagatagatggagttTCTGGGGATAGATAGTTggagtggatggggatagatagagggcgTAGGGGAGGGATAGGTAGAGGGGGCGTATagggatagatagacagatgtGCATGGAGATAGTGGATAAACAGAGGTGTCTGTGGATagatgtgtatggggatagatagatcgATTGACTGATGTGTAAGAGCACAGACAGATGCATACATAAAGTGGGTAtagggaagagagagatttttttctgaaacGTTAAATATGCTGCTGGGAAAACACCCCAGTGTGGATGAGCCCGCTCATCCAAACCCCTCGTGGCTATTTACAGGCCTCGTCACCGCCTAGATCCCTGTTGAGCGCTGAAACAGACAAGTGGGAAGGCATCTGTAGCAGAGATCAGACAAAGGCAGGAGCTTCCTTGCTCTTTAAGGAATCAACggtggttcttatgttatgagccGGGGGATGCTTCTAGCCTTCCCGCGGAGCACCTTGCCCACTGCCCCTTGCCCCCCAGTGGGAATGCTGTGGGGCCACGCGGGGAGGAGGTGCGCTACTGAGAAATGTTTCTGTAGAAGAACTACAAGACAAGCGGTGACCCGCTAAGGGCCTGCCTCTGGATGCCTGGGATGGGCGGAGGGGAACAGAGGCCCAGGTTACTCGAGAAATACTGTCCCATGCGCACAGTCGCCTCTGGACCCAGACCTCCATCCACACTGGCCGCTGCGCTCTGTACGGGTGTCCTGGCAGATCCCCAGTTACTTCTATGGACTTTGGCTTCGGCCCTACGAGTGCTTTCAACTGCAAGACCTTTTCTAGCCACCCGCCCGCCCTTGGGCTGTTGGAAAGACCCCTCCCGTCGCATGTTAGTTGGACGAACTGCCCGCCATTGCTCATCCCCAGCGCACGGGGGTCCCCGGTCTCCTTTGGAGGCTGCTAGGAGCTGCTAGGGCCTTGCCTCCAGCTCTGGTTCCCCTGCAGAGCTGCCCCCAAAGGTGATCAGAACAGGCCGTGGGAGGGGAGTCAGATAGACCCTAGGAGGGGAGTACCTGGGAACATCTCAGCTCATTCTGGTTCACCAGAGCTCCTACCCTCTCCTCGCTCATCCTGGGACCTATCTCCACTCCCCGAACCTCTGAGCAGCTTCACAGCAAATGAATCCACCCGCCAGGGTCCGGGTTTTCTTCCTTTCCATCCCAGTGCGGaacacctccccccccagccccaaaagGAATCTATTGCGAAGTGCATGCGGGGTACAGTCACTCTTGGTCTGAGATCGGATCTTTCACAAAGCTTCAGAGGGAGGATCTGGATACAGTAGCGAGGGAGAGATTCCCCATTTGCCTCCACAACATCCAGTCTAGGGAAGCACCTGGATGTTGGGCATCAGCATCATTCGTGTGGGGTGGGGCCCTTCTGAGAGGGGATTTAGCCCCTTACTGCCAGGGCCTCAGGTGGTATAAACCTGTCTACTTCAATGGGGCTATTTCAGTTCACCCCAGATGAGGATCTAGCCCGATAACTATTGCCAAGCGTGGACCGTCCAAGCGATGCTCCCTGAAACAActggctccctggggcagaggggtacAAGAAATGGTCTCAGTATAAAGTCATCTCTGGCGCACAGCACATAGGTGACGGGATGTGATGTGAGGAGTGGACGGAATGAGGAGGGTTGTTAATTGCACAGGGGTGGTGTAATGAAAGGGGTGGGAGTGAATTAGGATCACATGGGGCGGCAGCTGTGGATTTTAGTGGTTCAGTGTCATTTGATTTTCGGATTGTTTTAAATATTAGAAGGGGCACCCAGCGCATGACATAGGGTGTTctaaaaaatctaaataaaaatatatttaaaaatgtcatgTTGTCTGGACGTTCATAAAGgatgacctgggacactcacttTAGGTTTTCCCACAAAATACATTGCCAAATGTACCCTGATAAAACCATCCTACAATCGCCACGCTGCACAACGCAGATTCACACGCACCAGTGCACACACAAGTGCACAAACACAGGACACGCACATGTTCACTGTGTGTAACATTCTCGAGGTGGCTTCTTCTCTGTGTCTGTTGTGTGCTGGCCTGCACGAATGTTCACGTTTAGTTTACACGTCTGGTAACGTATCTTCTTCTTCTCTCCACACacgttgtttgcagtgttggtcccaggatatgagagagacaaggtggaggaggtCATGTCTTTTATAGGATCAATTTCTACCTGTGAAAGAGATTAACTCTTCTTCAAGTCCTGcagctggtctctttcaccaacagaagttgttccagtaCAAAggaattacctcacccaccttgtctctcttacacACACGTGTGCACAGTTATGCCCATCCACATGTGCACACTCACAAAGTACACACGTATGCACAACAGAGAGAACCTCCACATCTCTCAGCCTCTGGGTGCGTTGTGTATTTGGCTCAGCGTCTTTGTGGGTGTGTTGCAAGTGAATCTGCTTCTGGAGGGGGCGTGTACTTGTGTATCTCTGTGTAACTGCACTATACCCTGCTGTGAGTGCTTGTGCGGGTGTGTCTGGGAGCCCTTCTGTTTGTGCACCTACCCCCAGGACTCCCCAGGGTCCCACTCCCCCCttagcccccacccctctcttcctAAGCAGAGTCTGAATCGAACCTAGGCAGGGCAGAGAAGACAGAAGTTTGCAGGGGTGTATCGGGCCGGGGGAAGATTTTCACGAGACAGGCAGGGGTAGCGATGGCTGGGCAGGCGAGAGAAGGGTCCATCGGGCTAAAAGAAACCGAccaccctcgggggggggggcaaccgcagctagagagagacagctccccccccccccgcaggagtCCGGCCTAGCAAGCTGGCTCCCCCCCAAGCCAAACAAACCCGCCTGCTGGCGCTCGGAGCCGCGGCCGCGACCGGGGCTGTGTTCCAGCCCGGCTGAATAATTAATGGTTCAGCTGCACGTCGGCCAGGCTCTGCGGCTGGAAGGGGGAACTGGAGTGGAAAGGAGAGAAAGGCACCAACAGCCATTTTATAGGGGCCCAGCTTGTTTATTGATCTTCCATTTACTGGCTCTAACTCATACATCAGGGTGGACTTGTGAACCCGGCCCAGGGACTGccccgtggggggggggcaggctggctgcAAAGCTCCACCTCCCCCAAATGTCagagcccccttccctgcccggGGGCTGGTCCACCGGCCGGCGGGGCAGGTCTGGGGGTAAAGGCCTGGTAGATGGAAACACCTCCCCCCGCAGTTTTCTTCTCTTGGGGAGGCGTTAGAGGGGCAGGTCTCACGTACTGCCAGGGGCTGGGTGACTCCCAGGGTCTGTATCCAGCTCGCCTGTCCTTCCCCGCCCTTCACTATTTGTATCAGATACATTGTCCCCTCCTTCTGTCACCACAAACACAAACCCACTGTACCTCCCTCTGTCACTACCAATACACACCCCACTTGGCCTCCATCTGTCACCATCACCAATACACATCCCACTAGGTGTCCTTCTGTTACCAGCACCAATACACACCCCTCTAGGCTCCCTTCTGTCACAACCACCAATACGCACATAACTGCCTCCCTCTGTCACCACCAAAACACATCTCATTGTGCCTCTGTGTGTCCCCATCAATAGACATCCTACTGTGCCTCTGTCGATCACACACTCCACTGCGCCTCCTTGTCACCACCAGTACATACCCCACTGTGCCGCCCTGTCACCACCAATACACACCCCATTAGCCCTCCCTCTGTCACCGCCAATAcacacacctctctgcctccctgtgTAAGCACCAAGAAACGACCCACTGTGCCTCCTTCTGTTACACTAAAATATACAGCACTTTGCATCTGCCTGTCACCACCAACAGACAACCCACTGCATGTGCCTGTCACCACCAATAGACAGCCCACTGTGCATCTCTCTGTCACCACCAATACACACCCACTGTGCCTTTCTCTCACCACCAATACACACTCCACTGTTCTTCCATCTGTCACCACCAATACACACCCCACCAGGCCTCCCTCTTTCACCACCACCAATATACACCCCACTAGCTCTTCCTCTGTCAGCAGAACTAAACACACCCAGTGTGCCTCCCTCTGTCACCAACAGCACACATCCCACTGTACCTACCTGTCACCAGCAGAACACACTCCACTGTGCCTTTCTCTCACCACCCATACACACCTCACTGTGCTTCTATCACGACTACCAGTACACACCCCACTGTGCCTTTCTCTCACCACCCGTACACACCCCACTGTGCTTCTGTCACGACTACCAGTACACATCCCACTGTGCCTCCATCTATCACCACCACTAATACACACCACACAGGGCATCCCTCTGTCACCACCAACAATATACACCTCACTAGCTCTTCCTCTGTCCGCAGCACTAACCACACCCAGTGTGCCTCCCTCTGTCACCAACAGCACACATCCCACTGTGCCTCCCTCTGTCACCAACAACACACACCCCACTGTGCTTTCGTCACCACCAATACACACCAGCTGTGCCTCCCTCTGTCACCAATACACATCCCACTCTGTGTCTCTCTGTCACCACCACCAATATACGCCAACTGTGCCTCCCTCTGTCACCAACAATACACATCCCACTCTGTGTCTCTCTGTCACCACCACCAATATACGCCAACTGTGCCTCCCTCTGTCACCACCAATATTCACCTCACTAGCTCTTCCTCTGTCACCACCAATATACACCAACTGTGCCTCCCTCTGTCACCAACAACACACATCCCACTCTGCGTCTCTCTGCAACAACCACCAATACACGCCAACTGTAGCTCCTTCTGTGACCAGCAGAACACAGCCCATTCTGCCTTTCTCTCACCGCCCACCAATACACACCCCACGCTGCCTCCCTCTGTCACCACCAACACCCCCAACCCCATCGAGCCTTCTTCCTTCTGCCCTCTCCGCCCACATCTAACCCCCTCAATTCTCCTTGGGTTGCTTTGCTCAGCTGGGTCTCTCTGTCCTTTAGCTACAAGTGGCAGGAGACAGATCGGTGCCTTACTCCCGCCCCACCCCCCGATTCATTCCTtgctggcttccctccctagcCTGGTTCCGGGTCTCGCTCCACACACCCGGCTCGCCTCTCGGCCAGGGGTCGGCAGGGGTCCCTGCTCACACCTCCGAGCTGGGCTGCTTCGATCCCCTGTTTGCAAAGTCCCCAGCCCGGCGCACTGGCTGTCGCTTTTTACTTTGGCTCCGCCATCGATTTTCTGTGCCTTGTAGCCGGTCTCAAGGATTCAATATCGCAACCCGTCCCCCCCCCTTCATACGCCCTCAAAATACAGCTGTGCTCTGGTGCGGGCAATCTGAACAATATCTGAAGTCGGTTTAAAAACGGCAACGGATGGGGGGGGTGAGTTAGGGAGAGTCATTGGAAGGTATCGATTGGAGCGGCGGAACCaggccgccccctcccccagaccAAGCCCCCTGGCCACCTGCTGACGCTTTTTAAAGGCGATCGGAGGGGGGAAGCCTGCAGTGTGTGCAGCTCAGCAGAGGGGGGAGCACAGCCAGGAGTGCCCACAGTCACTAaaacaacacacaatcaacccaCCGGCCAGGAAACACCGGGAAAACCCGCAGAAACAGAACCAACCCCGGGGTGTCGCGCCTCTCCAGAGAACCTACATCTCCTGCTCAGCTGGCATGTTCCCTGCTCCGACCTTTGCACACACATGTGCACGCAACATGTACCCAGAGGTAGTCATCCATGGGCCTGCGCTGCGACTCTGGAAGTGCTAGGAATGCAGAATTAGGTTCTAGGGGGTGTATGCCTTTATAACCCCCTGATGCGCGGAGATCTATCTAATCCGGCTAGCTAGGACTTGggttctctttcccccttccgCACAAGTACCAAAGCAGTAACTCTCCTGCGTTCCTGCCTTTCTTCACCCCGACAATGATTCCAACAAAGTTTTGAAATCAGGCGCCGGAGAAAGGTGCCCTTTGAAATTACACCCTCGCCCTCTAAGTACACAATGCCTCTACTAGCACATAAGCTGCCATTTTCAGCGACTCCTcgggctttttaaaaatactgcttGGTGGCCTTGTCTCACCCTCTCTAGTCCTAATTAACAAGGGCTCTCAAAATTCCTTCCACATCCCCAAACCCAGTGGCGGAGCGTTCCCAAACGTAGACAGACAATCCCTTCCCTAACCGATTTGCAAACGTCATTTGCAAGAATGTCCTCTAAGGTCGGGTTTGGGTTGCGATTTTCATGTTATATTTTCCAGAAACACCTAGCGATTTACAATCCGTTTTACCTTTTGGTTTAAAGAACGTGGCATTTTCCTGCTaatttggaaacaaaacaaaaccttccagaaaaaaaaatcaatgttcatCTTTCTTAGAATTGTAATGCATATTTACAATGCAGTGCATTTAATATGATGCAGTATTTTGATTGTAACCATAGAATCACAGATAATAATCCGCcttattttgtatgttttattttggaTATGTAACATAACTGATATTTAAACGGTTGCTATTTCCTTCCCTGTAATATAGACGTATTAATTTAATAGAACTGAATTTTATATACGTAACATAGCTGATATTTTAAAATCCAATGCAACACGTTGCATAGTATGCACTACCTTACTTTTCTTTTGAACCGaactatattttaatatatgaagCAGAGAAGGTATTTAAATGTGTATCCAGCAGATTTTGGCTTAAATCCGTGAAAATCACCAAGGGCAAATaacctcaccaaaaaaaaaatgataaGAGGAATCCCTAATTTCATTTCAACTCAAAattctaaaaatgttttaaaaaaataaccatgAAGAGTGACCCTGTTACAAAAATATTGTGAGTTCATTTAGTGGAGGGTTTTTGTTGAATCTTGCAGGTAAAATACAGGGCCATATATATACATCTAGAACCCCCCCCCCTTGAATCTTcaagctttgaaaaaaaattattttattttggcgAGTCAGAAATAAAACACCAACTGCTCAATTAGATTGAACAACTGGGGTACTTAACAAGCCAATCGTGGCAGTGTTTAAATCTTTATTTACCAGAACCTTGTAAAGGCAGGAATAATTTGCATTCTATTAACTGCTTTTCAATAGGGCATCGACTGGAACTAAAGGATGCCACGATCTTGCCCTAATTAAAGAGCAACTGAATTACACTAAATACATATGAATACTGCTGTCCCACCATAAATTACCACAGACATCTTGCTATATGTGAGAAGCGCTTCATCACATTCGCCCAGGATCTGCTTGGAGCTCAGATACACTGACACTAGATGGCCCACAGGTCAtgcggattttttttttaaatagcctaaTCCATCCCCTTTGAGGCCACCAGACATAAACTATCCACAAGAACGGCCTCACTGGGGCAGGCCAATGATCCATCTAATCCAGtctcctgtctctggcagtggccagtgccaggtgccccagagggcacCAACAGAACCGGGCATTTTCCAATGATTTATCCCCCTgtagtccagtcccagcttctggcagttctGAAGTCCAACCCAGAGGACTTCCTTGTCATTTTGCCTCTGAAGCAATCCTGTTCCCTTAGCAGCAAGGcaggtgggttagagcagaggggggaaTAAACTGGTAAGAAGCAATCCTGAGAACACAGGAgagaatgtggggggggggagaaggggaaagagtGCAGGTGCGTATAGCATACCCATGGCTGTAGCAGCCAAGAGCCTCTTATTTCTGGAAAGAGTCCTGAGGCGGTAGAGAACCCCGAGCCCATGTGAAAAATGTCCTCTGCCCACAACGAGCAGAGAAAGCGAAAGTCGGTGATTCACAAGGAGCTTTTCATCTCACTTATGAATACCTTAAAGAGCTCGCTGTGTTTCCACATGGAGAAAATCGATCAGGGTAAATACGTTTCACCTTGTATTCTGGGTCTGTAACAGGCGAATTGCATCTGTGTTTACGCTGCATTATAAATAATCATAACAACCAGTATAAAACCCAGAGTTCTGTTATGCAAACACACAAGCAGAAGAGAAAgaaactctctctctttgtcttgaCGGGTATATAGAGACGTGTGTGTATGCAGAAGAGAGGAATATTTATCCACATTTTGCCTTCAGACTGTGTCATTTATAAACACATAAAGACTATGAGtatgaatatatatatgtgtgtgtgtgtatacactttgcattatacacacacacatatatacacacacacacacatatatatacacacgcatTCTGTATAATGTACATAATACACGATGCATATTTAGTTATAATACACGTTTCATGGGACTATATGTTTAGCTGTACGTATCATGTATGATACATATCATACAGACCGTATGCATGTATTTTTCTAGACAACCGTGTTTAAAATCATGACATCCACACGAGGCTTTAGACTGGACGCACGAATTCCATCctagtggaggggtggggggtggagggaatgtGTAGAAATTCTATCAATGCAATTTTAATCtaaatcttaacacagagaacCAGACCCCACATCTCCCAGGATACACAGAAATAATTCACAATTCGCTCTTTGGGGCCTCTCTGCTCGGTGCTATAGGTCCCTGGAGAGCAAGAGGCAATGTGTCTTGTCCCCCCGTTCTAAGACCAAGCCTGGGTGCATTTATTTGTGGCTGACTGtccattcatttaaaatgaagtcAGGACTGCATCAGCATCTGAGCCGTGATGGTTTGGGTCCCTGCCTCGGCCTTTCAGAGCCAGACAGCAGCATCTCCCTGCTCGCAAAGCCCCCTTCGCTCGCAAGAGAAACCTAGATTGGGAGAGGACCGCGTCAGATAGATCCCAAATGCAAATCATTGCCCGGGCTATAGAGAATTGATTGGCGGTAAAATGAAGAAGCTATCCTATCGATCCATGGGGCAGGCAAGGGAGGAGGGGAACAGCTGAGTTTGGACTCATTCAGCAGCACCAAGAAGCAGGCCTCGGGGTTCTCTGTGTATACAGACCATTTAGATCTTACCGGGGTAACTGATTTACCGCTATGTATTTAGGGTGGCGGGTCCAGGCCTGTTTTAAGCCCCTCCAatggaccaaaaaaaaacaaaacaaaaccctgagaAGAACAAGTAGGTAGCTAAATAGCTGTGTAGGGacacatagatagatagatagatagaggggttgtatggggatagatagatagatagatagatagatagatagatagcgtCTACATAACCTATAGCATTTGCACCTCTGATTACTTTGACCTATGATCTTTATATTTCAGACTGTCAGCAGCAGGCTGGTCGGAGGAGGGGATTttgaggagggggaaagggtgaGGTTTATAATAAATATGATTTGCTTTTCCATGCGATCGGTTAAAGACTTGAAACAACCGGTAACAGAGAGAGAGTGCGAGAGAAAAAGAAGGATTCAGCTACCCAGTGCGGAGCAGTGAAAGGAGagcacaccgtgtgtgtgtgtgtgtgtgtgtgtgtgtgtgtgtgtgtgtgtgtgtgtgtgtgtgtgtgtgtgtgtgtgtgtgtgtgtgtgtgtccaaggAGAAGCACGGATCGGATTTTTGCAATCGGTACCGATGTGCGCGTGCAGAGGGTGCCTTTGCTGCGGGTGTCCGGGCAGACCCACCCCGGTCCTTCGGGTTTCTAATCCCCCCGGCCCAGTCCCACCACCCCCGCgcctcctctgccccctaccTGCGAGCCGCAGCGCCGACATCCTCTGGAACTCAGGCTCCTGCAGCCACTTCCACATCCTCCGGAAGGTCTCCCGCCCGGATTTCAGCTTACTCCAGGGTTTGGGGTTGCGCAGCAGGTCGGACAAGGTGCCCTGCGACCGGCACAAGATCCGCTGGGCGAAGATGGCCTGGGGGATGCTGTAGCGCTTCAGCTCGGCCGTGATCCTCTGCGCCACCTCCTTGGTGTTGATCTCCTCCACCTGCCCGGAGCCGCCGGCCTGCGAGCCCGAGGCGGACGCCTGCCTCTCCCGCTCGCCCAGGAGGGAGCCGTTGGGCTGGCCGTGGGGGTGGCCCTGGTGGTGCATGGCGTTCAGAGGGGGCATCATGCCGGCGCCCGGCGCGCCCAGCCCGCGGGCCAGGTGCTCCTCGCTCCGGGAGAGCATGGCCGCGTGGGAGTCGAAGCCGCTGGGCGAGAGCATCTTGTCGCTGGCCAGGTGCCCTCCGGGGCCGTAGGGGGCCAGCGGCTGCTGCGCGTTGTGCAAGGGGCCCAGGCCGTTGGGCAGCGGGGAGAGGGGCTGCCCCATGGCCGGCATGTCCTTGGGGTAGTGGCTGTAGAGGTTGCCCATGGAGGAGAGGCTCCTCTCGTCCCGCATGAGGGTGAAGCTGCCGCTGACGCTGGCGGGCAGGCGCTGGTGCGGGTGGTGGTGCGGGTGCGGGTGGTGGAACTTGTCCGAGACggtggagatggggggcaggtgCTGCAGCGGGGTCAGGGTGGTGTAGGTGCTGCTCAGGCTCATGCCCGAGGGGGACTCGCACGCCATGCTCATGGCCGGGTGCAAGGGGCCCCCCAGGCTGTGCTCCGGCCGGTAGTCCCCGGCGCCTTCCAGGATCGAGGCCATGCTGGACACCATGGCCGGCCGGGCGTGGGAGACCAGGTTCCGGTGGGCAGCCGGCCGGCCGTGGGCAGGGCTCATCAGCTCCCCGGCCTGCGAGTGGGACACGCCGTGCAGGCTGCCCAGGCTCTCCATGGTAAGTTCCATGctggcccccccaccccgcccgcgCTGCCCGGCTTAATTCAGAGCCATCGATCTGCCCCCAGCGCGCAGTCAATCCAGCATGGCTTGGTGGGGAGCCTGGCCTCCCTCCCGCACGCCTGGCTGCCCCCCTCCCGCCTCCACCCCCTCGCCATACAACGCCCGGCCTCAGTGGGTGCGTGCCGCTCGCCCGGGCTCTGCCccggctgctggcagtggcagccCGGGCTCTCCGCGCTCTGCGGCCGGCGCTGGGAAAGCTGCGGATTGCATTGAATCCCGGACCTCCAGCCAGCCTCAATCTCACAGCCAGCAGGGCCTGACGTCAGCAGCTCCTGGCTCGCCacacaacctcccccccccccgccccctctctctccccccctcctaGCTAATCTGGTGAAACTGTAACTTGATGGCAACGTGCAATTGGAAAATAAATGAACTTCTGCTTTTCTGGACACCTAGCGCtctaacctcccccccccccgcccccagccatgTACACACCTCAGCGCaacctgtctctcctccctccccgccgCCCTGTGCAACAAAGCCCAGGCGTGTCTGAGTGCAAACCCAGAGCCGCGTGTCAAAGA
The sequence above is a segment of the Gopherus evgoodei ecotype Sinaloan lineage chromosome 22, rGopEvg1_v1.p, whole genome shotgun sequence genome. Coding sequences within it:
- the ONECUT3 gene encoding one cut domain family member 3 gives rise to the protein MELTMESLGSLHGVSHSQAGELMSPAHGRPAAHRNLVSHARPAMVSSMASILEGAGDYRPEHSLGGPLHPAMSMACESPSGMSLSSTYTTLTPLQHLPPISTVSDKFHHPHPHHHPHQRLPASVSGSFTLMRDERSLSSMGNLYSHYPKDMPAMGQPLSPLPNGLGPLHNAQQPLAPYGPGGHLASDKMLSPSGFDSHAAMLSRSEEHLARGLGAPGAGMMPPLNAMHHQGHPHGQPNGSLLGERERQASASGSQAGGSGQVEEINTKEVAQRITAELKRYSIPQAIFAQRILCRSQGTLSDLLRNPKPWSKLKSGRETFRRMWKWLQEPEFQRMSALRLAACKRKEQEQQKDRNLQPKKQRLVFTDLQRRTLIAIFKENKRPSKEMQMTISQQLGLELNTVSNFFMNARRRCMNRWQEDAGANPGVPSSSTSTFSKA